GCGGGAGTACATCCGCACCGGGTAGCGGCTCTCGACCTTGTCGATGTAGCGCACCTCGTCCTCCTCGTAGACGGCGAGGTGGACGGTGTGCCCGCAGGCGGCGTTCAGTTCCGCGAGGTGCGGGTGGGCGATCTCCCGTACGTCGAGGTTCTCCATGGCCTCCTGGGCGAGCGCGAACAGCCGCGCTCCCAGCCGGTAGCGCTGGTCGGGCTGGCGGTAGACGATGCCGTGCTCGTGCAGGGTGCGCAGCAGCCGCAGCGCGGTCGACTTGTGCACCTCCAGCCGGGTGGCGACCTGCTCCAGGTTGGCGGGCCCCTCGGCGAGCAGGGGCAGAATGCTCAGCGCCCGGTCCACGGTCTGACTCATGCGGAACGCACCTCCGGCTCCTCTTCCGCCGGCTCTTCTTCCGCCGGCTCTTCTTCCGCCGGCTGCTCTTCGTCGGGCCCCCGCACGGTCCAGCCCGGGGCCAGCCGGAGTCTCCCCCACGCCTGGGCGTCCAGGGCCACGAGCCGGTCGGCCCGCTCCTGGCCGGGCGGCGGCGCGAGGTCACCGGCTGCGGTCAGCGCGGCGGCGGCCATCACATGGCCGTGCCGCAGCCGCTCCACCACGGGCAGTTGACGCAGCGTCCCGGCGAGGAACCCGGCCGCGAAGGCGTCGCCCGCGCCGACGGGCGAGACGACGTCCACGCGCAGCGCGGGCGCGAAGACTGCGGGCGCGTCCCCGACGAACGCGGTGGCCCCGGCGCTGCCTTGCTTGACGACGAGCACGGCGGGCTCGGGCAGCGCCGCGCGGACGGCTTCGGGCCCTCCGCCGATCCCCCAGGCCGCCGCGGCCTCGTCCTCGCCCACGAAGACGAGGTCGCTGTGGCGGGCGAGTTCGAGCAGGACGCCGGGGCCGGGCCCGTGCCCCTCGCGCCACAGGCCGACGCGGTAGTTGACGTCGAAGGAGACCAGCGGCCCAGGGTTGCCGCCGCCGCGCGCCCCGGTCAGGGCGCGCATCAGGGCGAGGCAGTCGGCGGAGAGCGCGGCGGTGATCCCGGTCAGGTGCAGCACCTGGCCCGAACCGAGCACGTCCAGCGCGACGTTGGTGGGCGACATCGCGGAGGCGGCCGACCCGGCGCGGTAGTAGAGCACCTCGGAGAGCGGGGGCCCGGCCGACTCGGCGTCGACGGGCCGCCCGTCCCCGACAGACCGCCCGCCCTCGGTGGGCCGCCCGTCCTCAACGGACCGCCCGTCCTCGGTGGGCCGCTCGGCGTCCGTCCGGAAGTAGATGCCGGTGGGGCGCACGGGGTCGCGCTCGACGGCGGCCGTGTCGACGCCGTGCCCGGCGATCGTCCGCACCAGGTGATCGCCGAAGCCGTCGGTGCCGACCCTGCTGACCCAGCGGGCCCGGTATCCGGCGCGGGCCAGGGCGCAGGCGACGTTGGACTCGGCCCCGCCGATCGAGCGGTCGAAGGAGGGCACGTCGGCGAGCGGCCCGGGCCGGGAGGGCAGGAACGTGACCATGGACTCGCCCAGGCAGACGACGTCGATGTCAGGGGTGGGGGTCACGATCCGTACCGCTCCTTGGGGCCGAGGGGGCTGCCGGTGCCGCGCTGATTCCATTGACCGGCCGTTCGGCGGGATGCTAGACAGCGGTAAGCGTCATACGCAATGGTCGTTGCAAGATCTGCAACATAATCTTCTACGGAGCCCGCATGGCCGCCCTCGACGACGCCGTCGCCCGCCTTGCCGACGAGCCAGCCGACCACCGCTTCAAGGGGCTGCCGCCGGACGCCGCCGTGTCCGGCACCACCCTCGGCGGGCTGGCTGCCGAGCGGCGCTCCCTGTTCACCGGCGGCTTCACCTCCCCGGTGCTCGCCCTCTCCGCCGAGCGCCTGGAGCACAACCTGGCGACCCTCGCCGGCTACGCGGCACGGCACGGCCTGACCTTCGCTCCGCACAGCAAGACGCACATGGCCCCCCAGCTCATCGCCCGCCAGCTGGCGGGCGGGGCATGGGGCGTCACACTCGCGGTCCCCCACCAGGTGCGTGTGGCCCGCGCCTTCGGCGTCCAGCGGATCCTCCTCGCCAACGAGCTGGTGGACGCGGCAGCCCTGCGCTGGCTCGCCGGCGAGCTGGACAGAGACCCGGACTTCCGCTTTGTCTGTTATGTCGACTCACTGCGCGGCGTCTCGCTCATGGACGAGGCCCTGCGCGCGGCGGGCGCGCGGCGCCCGCTCGACGTGGTGGTGGAGCTGGGCGCGGGTGAGGGCGCGCGCACCGGCGCCCGCACGGAGGCCGAGTGCGCCGCCCTCGCGGACGCGGTGGCCGCCACCGGCACCCTGCGCCTGGTGGGCGTCGCCGGTTACGAGGGCGAGGTGCCCGGCCCCACCCTGGAGAACGTCGGGGCCTGGCTGGAGCGGCTGACCGCGCTGGCCGTCACCTTCGACAAGGCGGGGCGCTTCGCCGGACTCGACGAGATCATGGTGAGCGCGGGCGGCAGCGCGTGGTTCGACGCCGTCGCCGACGCTTTCGCGGGTATCCCCGCCCTCTCGGCGCCGACGTTGAAGCTGCTGCGTTCCGGCGCGTACGTCTCGCACGACGACGGCCACTACCGCGAGGTGACGCCCTTCAACCGCCGCCCCGAAGAAGGCGGCCTCCAGGCCGCCTTCACCCTGTGGACCCAGGTCATCTCCCGCCCCGAGCCCGGACAGGCGTTCGCGAACGCGGGCAAGCGGGATGCCGCGTACGACCTCGAACTGCCGGTCCCGCGTGTGGTGCGGGGCCTCGACGGATCGACGCGCTCCGCGCAGGGCATCACCGTCGCCTCGCTGAGCGACCAGCATGCCTGGCTCCACGTGGACGAGGGCGTCACCCTCGACGTCGGCGACTGGATCGGGCTCGCCCTGTCCCACCCCTGCACCATCTTCGACAAATGGAAAGCCATCCCGTTGGTCGAGGCGGACGGCACGGTGGTCGACGTGATCCACACGTTTTTCTGACCCCCGCGCCGCAACCAGAGAGGCATCGGAATCCGCATGGACCTGGTCATCCGTGACGCCCGCGTCATCGACGGTACGGGCGCCCCCGTCTACCGGGCGGACGTCGCCGTCCAAGACGGCCGCATCGCCACCATCGCCCGCGAGGGCGAGCCCCGCCCGAGCGGCGGCCACACCATCGACGCGGACGGCCAAGCGCTGGCGCCAGGCTTCATCGACATGCACGCCCACTCCGACCTGGCGATCCTCCGCGATCCCGACCACTCGGCGAAGGCCGCACAAGGCGTGACGCTCGAAGTCCTGGGACAGGACGGCCTGTCCTACGCGCCGGTCGACGACACCACCCTCGCCGCGCTACGCGAAGCCATCACCGGTTGGAACGGTGACGGCAGCGACATCGACTTCGACTGGCGCACCGTCGGCGGCTACCTGGACCGCATCGACCGCCAGGGCACCGCCGTCAACGCCGCGTACCTCGTCCCGCAGGGCAGCGTGCGCATGCTGGCGGTGGGCTGGGACGACCGTCCCGCCACCCCCGACGAGCTGGCCACCATGAAGCGCCTGGTCGCCGAGGGCATGGAGCAGGGCGCGTTCGGCATGTCCTCGGGGCTGACGTACACACCGGGCATGTACGCCTCGGACGCGGAACTGACCGAGCTGTGCCGCGTGGTGGCCTCCTACGGCGGCTACTACTGCCCCCATCACCGCTCCTACGGCGCGGGAGCGCTGGAGGCGTACGAGGAGATGGTCGCGCTCACCCACGAGGCAGGCTGCGCGCTGCACCTCGCGCACGCCACCATGAACTTCGGCGTCAACAAGGGCCGGGGCCACGAGCTGCTCGCGCTGCTGGACGGGGCGCTCGCCGAGGGCGCGGACATCACGCTCGACACGTATCCCTACACCCCGGGCTGCACCACGCTCGCCGCGATGCTGCCGAGCTGGGCGAACGAGGGCGGCCCCGAGGCGACGCTGGCCCGGCTGGCCGACCCGGCGGCCACCGCGCGCATCCGGCACGTCATGGAGGTGGAGGGCGCGGACGGCTGCCACGGGGTACCGATCGAGTGGGACTCGATCGAGATCTCGGGCGTGAGCGACCCCGAGCTGACCGCGTATGTGGGCCGTACGGTCGCCGAGTCCGCCGCGGTGCGCGACGAGGCCCCATGGACGACGGCTCACCGGCTGCTGACCGAGGACCGGCTGGGCTCGACGATCCTCCAGCACGTGGGCCACGAGGAGAACGTCCGGACGATCATGCGGCACCGGGTGCACACCGGCGGCAGCGACGGCATCCTCCAGGGCGCGAAGCCGCATCCGCGCGCGTACGGCACCTTTCCGCAGTACCTGGGCCGCTATGTGCGCGAATTGGGTGTTCTCTCGCTGGAGGAGTGCGTCGCACATCTGACCGGCCGCCCGGCGGCGCGTCTGCGGCTGCCCGACCGGGGCCTGGTGCGCGAGGGGTACGTCGCCGACCTGGTCGTCTTCGACCCCGGAACGGTCGCGGCGGGCTCCACCTTCGAGCAGCCCCGCACCCTCCCCGTCGGGATCCCGCACGTCCTGGTCGCGGGCCGCCCGGTCATCGAGGACGGCCACCGCACGGACGTCCTCGCCGGACGGGCCCTCCGACGAAGCTGAGCTCCCCATTCTCCCGCCGCTGGGGCACCTCCCGGCCGAAGGCCGAGGGAGGCGAGACGTCAACGGCGCCGATCGGCGGTGTCGAATGGACCGGAGCCTCCGGCAGGTTCGGCACCGCCGCTCACGTTGCGTCGGAGTCCCCACCGTCGCGGCGGGAAGAGGGTGGCCGTCACGACGGAAACGCGAGGCCCCCGGGAGGAAAACGCTCAGGTGTGCTGGTACGCCACGATCGAGATGCCCACGTAGTGGACGACGAACGCGGCCAGCGTCAGGGAGTGGAAGACCTCGTGGAAGCCGAACCAACGCGGTGAGGGGTTGGGGCGCTTGATGCCGTACACCACCCCGCCGGCGCTGTAGAGGACGCCGCCGACGATCACACAGACGAGCACCGCGATCCCGCCCCGCTGCATGAAGTCGGGCAGGAAGAAGACCGCGGCCCAGCCCATCGCGATGTAGCAGGGCGTATACAGCCAGCGGGGGGCGCCGACCCACAGGACGCGGAAGCCGATGCCGAGCGCTGCGGCCACCCAGATCCCCCACAGCAGCAGATCGCCTCTGCCGTCGGGCAGCAGCAGGATCGTCAGCGGCGTGTACGTGCCCGCGATGATCAGGAAGATGTTGGCGTGGTCCAGGCGCCGCAGCACGGCGTTGACCCGGGGGCTCCAGTCGCCTCGGTGGTAGAGGGCGCTGATGCCGAAGAGCAGGCAGGCCGTGAGCGTGTAGACGGCGCACGCGACGCGCCCTCGGGTACTGCCGGCGAGGGCGGTCAGGAACATTCCGGAGACCAGCACAGCGGGGAACATGCCGGCGTGCAGCCAGCCGCGCAGCTTGGGCTTGATCACCTGTGCGGCCGAGACGGCGGACGCGGACAGCCGGTTGGCTGCTGCCGGGGGGGACGACACGGGCGTCGTGGCGGCGGGCTCCGGGGACGGGGACGCGGAGTCGTTCATCAAGCCATCGTACCCACTACCTACTCAACCGTAGGTTACGGGCGGCCTCCTTCTCGCATGACGGCACGTGTCGACGGACACACAATTCCCATCTGGACAAGCAACCTCTAGGCTCGCATGATCAGATGAGCACAAGCGGCACCGGATGAGCGACGAAGAAAAACCGCCACGAAA
This sequence is a window from Streptomyces sp. NBC_01775. Protein-coding genes within it:
- a CDS encoding N-acyl-D-amino-acid deacylase family protein is translated as MDLVIRDARVIDGTGAPVYRADVAVQDGRIATIAREGEPRPSGGHTIDADGQALAPGFIDMHAHSDLAILRDPDHSAKAAQGVTLEVLGQDGLSYAPVDDTTLAALREAITGWNGDGSDIDFDWRTVGGYLDRIDRQGTAVNAAYLVPQGSVRMLAVGWDDRPATPDELATMKRLVAEGMEQGAFGMSSGLTYTPGMYASDAELTELCRVVASYGGYYCPHHRSYGAGALEAYEEMVALTHEAGCALHLAHATMNFGVNKGRGHELLALLDGALAEGADITLDTYPYTPGCTTLAAMLPSWANEGGPEATLARLADPAATARIRHVMEVEGADGCHGVPIEWDSIEISGVSDPELTAYVGRTVAESAAVRDEAPWTTAHRLLTEDRLGSTILQHVGHEENVRTIMRHRVHTGGSDGILQGAKPHPRAYGTFPQYLGRYVRELGVLSLEECVAHLTGRPAARLRLPDRGLVREGYVADLVVFDPGTVAAGSTFEQPRTLPVGIPHVLVAGRPVIEDGHRTDVLAGRALRRS
- the trhA gene encoding PAQR family membrane homeostasis protein TrhA; protein product: MNDSASPSPEPAATTPVSSPPAAANRLSASAVSAAQVIKPKLRGWLHAGMFPAVLVSGMFLTALAGSTRGRVACAVYTLTACLLFGISALYHRGDWSPRVNAVLRRLDHANIFLIIAGTYTPLTILLLPDGRGDLLLWGIWVAAALGIGFRVLWVGAPRWLYTPCYIAMGWAAVFFLPDFMQRGGIAVLVCVIVGGVLYSAGGVVYGIKRPNPSPRWFGFHEVFHSLTLAAFVVHYVGISIVAYQHT
- a CDS encoding alanine racemase — its product is MAALDDAVARLADEPADHRFKGLPPDAAVSGTTLGGLAAERRSLFTGGFTSPVLALSAERLEHNLATLAGYAARHGLTFAPHSKTHMAPQLIARQLAGGAWGVTLAVPHQVRVARAFGVQRILLANELVDAAALRWLAGELDRDPDFRFVCYVDSLRGVSLMDEALRAAGARRPLDVVVELGAGEGARTGARTEAECAALADAVAATGTLRLVGVAGYEGEVPGPTLENVGAWLERLTALAVTFDKAGRFAGLDEIMVSAGGSAWFDAVADAFAGIPALSAPTLKLLRSGAYVSHDDGHYREVTPFNRRPEEGGLQAAFTLWTQVISRPEPGQAFANAGKRDAAYDLELPVPRVVRGLDGSTRSAQGITVASLSDQHAWLHVDEGVTLDVGDWIGLALSHPCTIFDKWKAIPLVEADGTVVDVIHTFF
- a CDS encoding sugar kinase, which gives rise to MVTFLPSRPGPLADVPSFDRSIGGAESNVACALARAGYRARWVSRVGTDGFGDHLVRTIAGHGVDTAAVERDPVRPTGIYFRTDAERPTEDGRSVEDGRPTEGGRSVGDGRPVDAESAGPPLSEVLYYRAGSAASAMSPTNVALDVLGSGQVLHLTGITAALSADCLALMRALTGARGGGNPGPLVSFDVNYRVGLWREGHGPGPGVLLELARHSDLVFVGEDEAAAAWGIGGGPEAVRAALPEPAVLVVKQGSAGATAFVGDAPAVFAPALRVDVVSPVGAGDAFAAGFLAGTLRQLPVVERLRHGHVMAAAALTAAGDLAPPPGQERADRLVALDAQAWGRLRLAPGWTVRGPDEEQPAEEEPAEEEPAEEEPEVRSA